A part of Sulfurifustis variabilis genomic DNA contains:
- a CDS encoding aspartate aminotransferase family protein — MKSASSRSPSVTPDLRAWWMPFTANRQYKAAPRLLVGAKDMHYVSHDGRRVLDGTAGLWCVNAGHCREPIVEAIRRQAAEMDFAPPFQMGHPKAFELASRVAQMLPGDLDHVFFSNSGSEAVETALKIAIAYHHARGQASRTRLIGRVRGYHGVNFGGNSVGGVVVNRKAFGLGLPGVDHLPHTHDLGRNAFSRGEPERGAELADELERLVTLHDASTIAAVIVEPIAGSNGVLIPPKGYLRRLRQLCDRHGILLIFDEVITGFGRLGAPFAADYFDVLPDIVTLAKGLTNAAVPMGATVVRAAVHDAFMNGPEHLIELAHGYTYSGHPLAAAAGLATLDLYRDEGVFENAAGLSAYWEEAVHGLKGAPHVIDLRNLGLVAGIELEPRADGPGKRAYDVFVRCYEKGLLVRAVADIIALSPPLILTRGHVDEMYSILGEALKETA, encoded by the coding sequence ATGAAGAGCGCGTCTTCCCGTTCCCCTTCCGTCACGCCGGACCTCCGCGCCTGGTGGATGCCCTTTACCGCGAACCGCCAGTACAAGGCGGCGCCGCGACTCCTGGTCGGCGCAAAGGACATGCACTACGTGAGCCACGACGGGCGCCGCGTCCTCGACGGCACCGCAGGCCTGTGGTGCGTCAACGCCGGGCACTGCCGCGAACCGATCGTCGAGGCGATCCGGCGGCAGGCCGCGGAAATGGATTTCGCGCCCCCGTTCCAGATGGGGCACCCCAAGGCCTTCGAGCTCGCGAGCCGCGTGGCGCAGATGCTGCCGGGCGATCTCGACCACGTGTTCTTCTCGAACTCCGGCTCGGAGGCGGTCGAGACCGCGCTGAAGATCGCGATCGCCTATCACCACGCGCGCGGGCAGGCGAGCCGCACGCGCCTGATCGGGCGCGTGCGCGGCTACCACGGCGTCAACTTCGGCGGAAACTCGGTCGGCGGCGTCGTCGTGAACCGCAAGGCCTTCGGCCTCGGGCTACCCGGCGTCGATCACCTGCCGCACACCCACGACCTCGGGCGCAACGCCTTCTCGCGCGGCGAGCCCGAACGGGGCGCCGAGCTCGCCGACGAGCTGGAGCGGCTCGTCACGCTGCACGACGCGAGCACCATCGCCGCCGTCATCGTCGAGCCGATCGCCGGGTCGAACGGCGTGCTGATCCCGCCAAAGGGTTACCTGCGGCGGCTGCGCCAGCTCTGCGACCGCCACGGCATCCTGCTCATCTTCGACGAAGTGATCACCGGCTTCGGGCGGCTGGGCGCGCCGTTTGCCGCCGATTATTTCGACGTCCTCCCCGACATCGTCACGCTCGCCAAGGGGCTCACCAACGCGGCGGTGCCGATGGGGGCGACGGTCGTGCGCGCGGCCGTTCACGACGCTTTCATGAACGGACCCGAGCATCTCATCGAGCTGGCCCACGGCTACACCTACTCGGGCCACCCGCTGGCGGCCGCCGCCGGGCTCGCGACGCTCGACCTCTACCGCGACGAGGGCGTGTTCGAGAACGCCGCCGGCCTGAGCGCGTACTGGGAGGAGGCGGTGCACGGTTTGAAAGGCGCGCCGCACGTGATCGACCTGCGCAACCTCGGCCTGGTCGCCGGGATCGAGCTCGAGCCGCGCGCGGACGGCCCCGGGAAGCGCGCCTACGACGTGTTCGTGCGCTGCTACGAGAAGGGTCTGCTCGTACGCGCCGTCGCCGACATCATCGCCCTCTCGCCGCCCCTGATCCTCACCCGGGGCCACGTCGACGAGATGTACTCGATACTGGGCGAGGCGCTGAAGGAAACGGCGTAG
- a CDS encoding bifunctional metallophosphatase/5'-nucleotidase, whose product MSRRPALALALLLASGLGACAHGNAVNDSALTILHTNDLHGHIEPWTGWGELDGKRIGGLDRIATAVADVRREVGAEKVLLLDGGDTIGDTMIAVETEGRAVVEAMNAIGYDAMVIGNHEPDFGPEALARRIGEARFPVLAANLYRKGGGHFATPYVLRTINGVRIGVIGLAYPNTALTTASKNVAGLEFRDAIDTARELVPQLRREGAQLVVVLSHFGLSAEQHLAREVPGIDVIVGGHSHNRMVEAERVGETLIVQAGAHGSDLGRLDLTIENGRVTGHRRHLILIDNDLLQPDPRVADVVHAALAPHRERLDETVGAAGGTVARAQTLAGQEPGPRDEPSPADMLFADIVRRETGVDAALLPGVGYGVAIPPGSIAAAGLRNLIPHDSKVVTMTLTGAQVREILEQSLENTYTKDPRVKVGGLVQVSGLTFAYRRDAKRGERLREVRIGDEPLDPGRRYRVATNTLLAQGGHRYRTFTEGQDRRELGSQYELVKSAIGRAGTLVAPAEPRVRRTSSAAR is encoded by the coding sequence ATGTCACGTCGTCCGGCCCTCGCCCTGGCGCTGCTGCTCGCTTCCGGGCTGGGCGCGTGCGCTCACGGAAACGCAGTGAACGACAGCGCGCTCACGATCCTGCACACGAACGATCTGCACGGGCACATCGAGCCGTGGACCGGTTGGGGCGAGCTGGACGGCAAGCGCATCGGCGGCCTCGATCGGATCGCGACGGCGGTCGCCGATGTGCGTCGAGAGGTCGGCGCCGAGAAGGTCCTGCTGCTCGACGGCGGAGACACGATCGGCGACACGATGATTGCGGTCGAGACGGAGGGCCGGGCGGTCGTCGAGGCGATGAACGCGATCGGGTACGACGCCATGGTGATCGGCAACCACGAGCCCGACTTCGGGCCGGAAGCGCTCGCACGGCGCATCGGCGAGGCCCGATTCCCGGTGCTCGCCGCCAATCTGTATCGCAAAGGCGGGGGACATTTCGCGACGCCCTACGTTCTTCGCACGATCAACGGCGTGCGCATCGGCGTCATCGGGCTCGCGTACCCCAACACGGCGCTCACGACCGCGTCGAAGAACGTCGCCGGCCTCGAGTTCCGCGATGCCATCGACACGGCGCGCGAGCTCGTGCCGCAACTGCGCCGCGAAGGCGCGCAGCTGGTCGTGGTGCTTTCGCACTTCGGCCTCTCGGCCGAGCAGCACCTCGCGCGCGAGGTGCCGGGCATCGACGTGATCGTGGGCGGCCACAGCCACAACCGCATGGTCGAGGCGGAGCGCGTGGGGGAGACGCTGATCGTGCAGGCCGGCGCGCACGGCTCGGACCTCGGCCGTCTCGACCTCACGATCGAGAACGGCCGGGTCACCGGACACCGCCGGCATCTGATCCTCATCGACAACGACCTCCTGCAGCCCGATCCGCGCGTCGCCGACGTGGTACACGCGGCCCTCGCGCCGCACCGGGAGAGACTCGACGAGACCGTCGGCGCCGCGGGCGGTACCGTGGCGCGCGCCCAGACGCTCGCCGGCCAGGAACCGGGGCCGCGCGACGAGCCGTCGCCGGCGGACATGCTGTTTGCCGATATCGTGCGACGCGAGACCGGCGTGGACGCCGCGCTGCTCCCCGGCGTCGGCTACGGCGTCGCCATTCCGCCGGGATCGATCGCGGCCGCCGGGCTTCGCAACCTGATTCCGCACGACTCGAAGGTCGTGACCATGACGCTGACGGGCGCGCAGGTCCGCGAGATCCTCGAGCAGTCGCTCGAGAACACCTACACGAAGGATCCCCGGGTAAAGGTCGGCGGGCTGGTGCAGGTCAGCGGTCTGACGTTCGCGTACCGGCGCGACGCGAAGCGGGGGGAGCGGCTACGGGAAGTGCGGATCGGCGACGAGCCGCTCGACCCCGGGCGCCGCTACCGCGTCGCGACGAACACGCTGCTCGCGCAGGGCGGCCACCGCTACCGGACGTTCACGGAGGGACAGGACCGGCGCGAGCTCGGGTCGCAGTACGAGCTGGTCAAGTCGGCGATCGGTCGCGCCGGCACGCTCGTCGCGCCGGCCGAACCTCGAGTGCGCCGGACGTCGAGCGCGGCGCGATGA
- a CDS encoding GlxA family transcriptional regulator, which translates to MSDANARLTVALLAVPESTASTLYGMYDVLASAGRDWDFLVAGRPGQSLIRPLIVSADGRGFRAVSGLRVEPECALDACPAVDVVAIPDLMVAPEEELSGRYTAEVEWLRQRYAAGATLAAACSGALVLAEAGLLDGQDSTTHWGYCEAMAARYPKTRVHPNRALVISGEGRLILGGGGTSWQDVTLFLIARFLGTEEAMRVARLHLVNWHDVGQQPYAALTRGRQVEDALIAKCQEWIALHYDEDTPVAAMARLSGLPERSFKRRFARATGMSPIAYVHTLRLEESKHVLETTELPIDAVANEVGYEDASFFGRLFRRQVGLTPAQYRKRFGALRRVLEQGERRAPAAPPRGRLAS; encoded by the coding sequence ATGTCGGACGCAAACGCCAGGCTGACCGTCGCCCTCCTGGCGGTGCCCGAGTCGACCGCCTCGACCCTCTACGGCATGTACGACGTCCTGGCCTCGGCGGGGCGGGACTGGGACTTTCTCGTCGCCGGCCGGCCGGGGCAGTCCTTGATCCGCCCGCTCATCGTCTCTGCGGACGGCCGGGGCTTCCGGGCGGTCAGCGGTCTGCGCGTCGAGCCCGAGTGCGCGCTCGACGCGTGCCCGGCGGTGGATGTCGTCGCGATTCCGGACCTGATGGTCGCGCCGGAGGAGGAGCTCTCGGGGCGCTACACGGCGGAGGTCGAGTGGCTCCGACAGCGCTACGCCGCGGGCGCGACGCTGGCCGCCGCCTGCTCGGGCGCGCTGGTGCTCGCCGAGGCCGGGCTGCTCGACGGGCAGGACTCGACCACGCACTGGGGGTACTGCGAGGCGATGGCCGCGCGCTACCCGAAGACGCGCGTGCACCCGAACCGGGCGCTCGTGATCTCCGGCGAGGGCCGCCTGATCCTCGGCGGCGGGGGCACCTCCTGGCAGGACGTCACGCTCTTCCTCATCGCGCGCTTCCTCGGGACCGAGGAGGCGATGCGGGTCGCGCGATTGCATCTCGTCAACTGGCACGACGTCGGCCAGCAGCCGTACGCGGCCCTCACCCGCGGCCGCCAGGTCGAGGACGCCCTCATCGCGAAGTGCCAGGAATGGATCGCGCTGCATTACGACGAGGACACCCCCGTGGCGGCGATGGCGCGCCTGAGCGGGTTGCCCGAGCGCTCCTTCAAGCGGCGCTTCGCGCGGGCGACCGGCATGTCACCGATCGCGTACGTGCACACGCTGAGGCTCGAGGAGTCGAAGCACGTCCTCGAGACCACCGAGCTCCCCATCGACGCCGTGGCGAACGAGGTCGGCTACGAGGACGCGAGCTTCTTCGGCCGGCTGTTCCGCCGGCAGGTCGGCCTCACCCCCGCGCAGTACCGCAAGCGCTTCGGCGCGCTGCGCCGCGTGCTGGAGCAGGGCGAGCGGCGCGCACCCGCGGCGCCGCCGCGCGGTCGTCTTGCGTCATGA
- a CDS encoding class I SAM-dependent methyltransferase, with product MAQTAQKQLDFDPARAEAFAGRLLATLNNGALCLMVSVGHRTGLFDAMRTLPPATSAEIAAAAKLDERYVREWLGAMVTGAIVEYDPATRRYALPAEHAAFVTRAANADNMAVFAQYIGVLGGVEDDIVHCFRHGGGVPYSRYPRFHEVMAEDSGQSVLSSLETHILPLVPGLTDRLAQGIRMLDVGCGRGRVVNRLAALYPKSRFTGIDLSEEAIAHARESARAQGLVNVEFIAADLSDFDRNAEPEAYDFIATFDAVHDQAKPLNVLKGIRRALKPDGVYLMQDISGTGHVHKDAEHPLGPLLYTVSCMHCMTVSLAQGGEGLGAMWGEEKTREYLARAGFRSVTTNRLAHDLQNNWYTVLK from the coding sequence ATGGCACAGACAGCGCAGAAACAGCTCGACTTCGATCCGGCGCGCGCCGAGGCCTTCGCCGGCCGGCTGCTCGCCACCCTCAACAACGGGGCCCTCTGCCTGATGGTCTCCGTCGGCCATCGTACCGGCCTCTTCGACGCCATGCGCACGCTGCCCCCCGCCACGAGCGCCGAGATCGCGGCGGCCGCGAAGCTCGACGAGCGCTACGTGCGCGAGTGGCTCGGCGCGATGGTGACCGGCGCGATCGTCGAGTACGACCCGGCGACCCGCCGCTACGCGCTGCCCGCCGAGCACGCCGCTTTCGTGACGCGCGCCGCGAACGCCGACAACATGGCGGTGTTCGCGCAGTACATCGGCGTGCTCGGCGGCGTCGAGGACGACATCGTGCATTGCTTCAGGCACGGCGGCGGCGTCCCCTACTCGCGCTACCCGCGATTCCACGAGGTCATGGCGGAGGACAGCGGGCAGTCGGTCCTCTCCTCGCTCGAGACGCACATCCTGCCGCTCGTGCCGGGCCTGACGGACCGGCTCGCGCAGGGGATCCGCATGCTCGACGTGGGCTGCGGTCGGGGGCGCGTCGTGAACCGCCTCGCGGCGCTGTATCCGAAGAGCCGCTTTACCGGCATCGACCTCTCGGAGGAGGCGATCGCGCACGCGCGGGAGAGCGCGCGGGCGCAGGGCCTCGTCAACGTCGAGTTCATCGCCGCCGACCTCAGCGACTTCGACCGCAATGCGGAGCCGGAGGCGTACGATTTCATCGCGACCTTCGATGCCGTGCACGACCAGGCGAAGCCGTTGAACGTGCTCAAGGGCATCCGGCGCGCGCTGAAGCCGGACGGCGTATACCTCATGCAGGACATCAGCGGCACCGGGCACGTGCACAAGGATGCCGAGCACCCGCTCGGCCCGCTCCTCTACACGGTCTCGTGCATGCACTGCATGACCGTCTCGCTCGCCCAGGGCGGAGAGGGCCTGGGGGCCATGTGGGGCGAGGAGAAGACCCGGGAGTACCTCGCCCGCGCGGGCTTCCGCTCGGTCACGACGAACCGCCTCGCGCACGACCTCCAGAACAACTGGTACACCGTGCTGAAGTAG
- a CDS encoding response regulator — protein sequence MLRTECTVLVVDDAPEDRTLYRRYLERSEECRYTVLEVDRGEHALAAFRERRPDCVLLDYLMPDKDGLAVLHELTREAAGESAAVIMLTGSARDQVGVQALKAGALDYLDKNSITAEQLHRAIQYALKKVDLKRAVEQQRQWLQGTLDSIGEAVIATDGGGRVMFMNPVAEVLLDARIRTARGRAIEEICSILDEHTHRALGSSFIELALRSEIQSENYALLVTRSGKELPVEYRLVPIRDEKGEVQGAVVALRDISGRRRIEASLREREERLALVTRAASDAMWDWDLRADHVWWNEAYEALFGRPPQRTGHAPQWRLERVHAEDRSRVAQQIHGAMHGPDAKWVLDYRARTLGGAYRRFVERAVIVRDGDGRAVRVLALMLDISDWTRSEDEARPEEGRRLG from the coding sequence ATGCTCCGGACCGAGTGTACCGTGCTGGTGGTCGACGACGCGCCCGAGGACCGCACCCTGTACCGGCGCTACCTCGAGCGCAGCGAGGAGTGCCGGTACACCGTGCTCGAAGTGGACCGCGGCGAGCACGCCCTGGCGGCGTTCCGCGAGCGCCGCCCCGACTGCGTGCTGCTCGACTACCTGATGCCCGACAAGGACGGCCTGGCCGTGCTGCACGAGCTGACCCGCGAGGCGGCGGGCGAGAGCGCGGCGGTCATCATGCTCACCGGCTCCGCGCGCGACCAGGTCGGCGTGCAGGCGCTCAAGGCGGGCGCCCTCGACTACCTCGACAAGAACAGCATCACCGCCGAGCAGCTGCACCGGGCGATTCAGTACGCCCTGAAGAAGGTCGATCTGAAGCGCGCGGTGGAGCAGCAGCGGCAGTGGCTGCAGGGCACGCTCGACAGCATCGGCGAGGCGGTCATCGCTACCGACGGCGGGGGTCGGGTGATGTTCATGAACCCGGTGGCCGAGGTCCTGCTCGACGCGCGCATCCGCACCGCGAGGGGCCGGGCGATCGAGGAGATCTGCTCCATCCTCGACGAGCACACGCATCGCGCGCTCGGCAGTTCCTTCATCGAGCTCGCGCTCCGCAGCGAGATCCAGTCGGAGAACTACGCGCTCCTCGTGACGCGATCCGGGAAGGAGCTCCCGGTCGAGTATCGGCTGGTGCCGATCCGCGACGAGAAAGGCGAGGTGCAGGGCGCGGTCGTCGCGCTGCGGGACATCAGCGGGCGGCGCCGCATCGAGGCGTCGCTCCGGGAGCGCGAGGAGCGCCTCGCCCTCGTGACGCGCGCCGCCAGCGATGCCATGTGGGACTGGGATCTGCGTGCCGACCACGTCTGGTGGAACGAGGCGTACGAAGCCCTGTTCGGCCGGCCGCCGCAGCGCACGGGGCACGCCCCCCAGTGGCGCCTCGAGCGCGTGCACGCGGAGGACCGCTCGCGCGTGGCGCAGCAGATCCACGGCGCCATGCACGGCCCGGACGCGAAGTGGGTCCTCGACTACCGCGCCCGCACGCTCGGCGGCGCCTACCGGCGCTTCGTCGAGCGCGCCGTGATCGTGCGCGACGGCGACGGGCGCGCCGTCCGCGTGCTCGCGCTCATGCTCGACATCAGCGACTGGACGCGTTCCGAGGACGAGGCGCGACCGGAGGAAGGACGCAGGCTGGGGTAA
- a CDS encoding response regulator: protein MREHTLVVIEDNDEDFDAFVRALRDARRRHRIRRFTSGDEALAHLGRTSPGGAGDAALPALILLDLNLPGTDGREVLARIKRDPRLRRIPVIVNTHSSHPSDVEACYDNGANSYMVKSMEFERYQRDIRLMAEYWLEAAIVPANMEGPH from the coding sequence ATGAGGGAGCACACCCTGGTCGTGATCGAGGACAACGACGAGGACTTCGACGCCTTCGTGCGGGCGCTGCGCGATGCGCGCCGGCGCCACCGGATCCGGCGGTTCACCAGCGGCGACGAGGCGCTCGCGCACCTCGGGCGGACGTCGCCCGGCGGGGCGGGCGACGCCGCGCTGCCGGCCCTGATCCTGCTCGATCTCAACCTGCCGGGCACCGACGGCCGGGAGGTGCTGGCGCGGATCAAGCGCGATCCGCGTCTTCGGCGGATCCCGGTGATCGTCAACACGCATTCGTCGCATCCTTCGGACGTGGAGGCGTGCTACGACAACGGCGCGAACAGCTACATGGTGAAGTCCATGGAATTCGAACGGTACCAGCGCGATATCCGCCTGATGGCGGAGTACTGGCTCGAGGCGGCGATCGTGCCCGCGAACATGGAGGGACCGCACTGA
- a CDS encoding response regulator: MATPLSRDRRAPRADAGLAPSPALPASATEKAAILVVDDLPEKLMVYEAVLEELGQDIVAVRSGDEALRRLLKQEFAVILLDVNMPGMDGFETAELIRRRRQSAHTPIIFITAYADEMHTAQGYSLGAVDYIPAPVVPEVLRAKVRVFVELYAMRQRVKRQAEERIALAREQIARAAAEAETRRSNFLAEASRVLASSLDFAATARGLSQLAVPFLADVSALSVPEESGPRVIALAWRDGETATPAAFCALPEGPLAQAVDRVHASGTAETMADPPDGILAPPAPGTPGPGAFTVLPLRARGRTLGVWALGLCGREKRFGAAELALARDLSDRAAIAIDNVLLLAREQAARAELTEQAKELLRLNAELESSNRELDAFASIASHDLKEPLRGIHNFAHFLLEDYGERLDGDAAGKLRVMARLAERMQALLDSLLHYSRVGRQELALREVELQTVVEDTLELLQARIQETGTEVRIPRPLPAAVVDHSRVGEVFSNLIANAIKYNDKSSRWVELGWRPGEGTHAGHAPPVYYVKDNGIGIATQHHDAVFRIFRRLHGRDEYGGGVGVGLTIVRKIVERHGGRIWLESTPGEGTTFYFTLAPGP, translated from the coding sequence GTGGCTACACCGCTGAGCCGCGACCGCCGCGCGCCGCGCGCCGACGCGGGGCTCGCCCCGTCGCCGGCGCTGCCGGCGAGCGCGACCGAAAAGGCCGCGATTCTCGTGGTGGACGACCTGCCCGAGAAGCTGATGGTCTACGAGGCCGTCCTCGAGGAGCTCGGCCAGGACATCGTCGCGGTGCGATCGGGTGACGAGGCGCTGCGCCGCCTGCTGAAGCAGGAGTTCGCCGTGATCCTGCTCGACGTCAACATGCCGGGCATGGACGGCTTCGAGACCGCCGAGCTGATCCGCCGGCGGCGGCAGTCGGCGCACACGCCGATCATCTTCATCACCGCGTACGCCGACGAGATGCACACGGCGCAGGGCTACTCCCTCGGCGCCGTCGACTACATCCCGGCGCCCGTCGTCCCGGAGGTGCTGCGTGCCAAGGTGCGGGTATTCGTCGAGCTCTACGCGATGCGCCAGCGGGTCAAGCGCCAGGCCGAGGAGCGCATCGCGCTCGCGCGCGAGCAGATCGCCCGCGCGGCCGCCGAGGCGGAAACGCGCCGCTCGAACTTTCTCGCCGAGGCCAGCCGCGTGCTCGCGAGCTCGCTCGATTTCGCCGCGACCGCCCGGGGGCTGTCGCAGCTGGCCGTGCCCTTTCTTGCGGACGTGAGCGCGCTGAGCGTGCCGGAGGAGAGCGGCCCGCGGGTCATCGCGCTCGCCTGGCGCGACGGCGAGACCGCGACGCCGGCGGCGTTCTGTGCGCTGCCCGAAGGCCCGCTCGCGCAGGCGGTCGACCGCGTGCACGCCAGCGGAACCGCCGAGACGATGGCCGACCCGCCGGACGGGATCCTGGCGCCTCCCGCGCCCGGCACGCCGGGGCCCGGCGCGTTCACGGTGCTCCCGCTGCGGGCGCGGGGTCGCACGCTCGGCGTGTGGGCGCTCGGGCTGTGCGGGCGCGAGAAGCGGTTCGGGGCGGCCGAGCTCGCGCTGGCCCGCGACCTGAGCGACCGGGCCGCGATCGCCATCGACAACGTGCTGCTGCTCGCGCGCGAGCAGGCGGCGCGCGCCGAGCTCACGGAGCAGGCGAAGGAGCTGCTGCGCCTCAACGCGGAGCTCGAAAGCAGCAACCGCGAGCTCGATGCGTTCGCGTCCATCGCGTCCCATGACCTGAAGGAACCGCTGCGCGGCATCCACAATTTCGCGCACTTCCTGCTCGAGGATTACGGCGAGCGGCTCGACGGGGACGCCGCCGGCAAGCTCCGGGTCATGGCGCGGCTGGCGGAGCGCATGCAGGCGCTGCTCGACTCCCTGCTCCATTACTCGCGCGTGGGGCGTCAGGAGCTCGCGCTGCGCGAGGTGGAGCTGCAGACCGTGGTGGAGGACACTCTGGAGCTGCTGCAGGCGCGCATCCAGGAGACGGGGACCGAGGTGCGGATCCCGCGGCCGCTCCCGGCCGCCGTCGTCGACCACAGCCGCGTGGGCGAGGTCTTCAGCAACCTGATCGCCAACGCGATCAAGTACAACGACAAGAGCAGCCGGTGGGTCGAGCTGGGCTGGCGGCCCGGCGAGGGTACGCACGCCGGACACGCCCCGCCGGTCTACTACGTGAAGGACAACGGCATCGGCATCGCGACCCAGCACCACGACGCCGTCTTCCGCATCTTCCGCCGCCTCCACGGGCGCGACGAGTACGGCGGCGGCGTGGGCGTCGGGCTGACCATCGTCCGGAAGATCGTCGAGCGGCACGGGGGTCGCATCTGGCTCGAGTCCACGCCGGGCGAGGGCACCACGTTCTATTTCACGCTGGCGCCCGGACCATGA